Sequence from the Exiguobacterium aurantiacum genome:
ATGAGATGGAACAGGAGTTCCGCAGATTCTTTTGTGAGAGGGATGTATCCCATCTCGTCCAAAATGATCAGGTCTGCCGATTCGAGACGTGAATGGAAGCTGCTCAGCTTCCCATCCCTCCAGGCCTTGTTAAGTTGCTCTACGAGCTCGGAGACCCGGAAGAACCTCACCTCATAACCTTTGTGACAAGCTTCTCTCCCGAGTCCGATGGCCAAATGGGTCTTTCCCGTCCCCGGGGACCCTGTCAGAACGACGTTCTGTGAATGCTCGACGAAATTCAATGAGGTCAGTTCGTCCTTATCCAAATGCTTCGGGAAATAGATGTGATTGCCCCAGTGATAATCGTCGAGTGACTTGTTGTTGATGAATTTAGCCTTTTTGATTAACCGTTGCGCTTTCGCTTCCTCGCGGAGGCGCATTTCCATCGAGAAAAGCTCCGTGAGAAACTTTTCAGGGGATTCCGTTGGAATCGATTCATAGATTTCAGCGACATAGGCAAGGCGGAGCGATTTGCACATTTCTTTTAGGCTCATACTGCACCACCTTCTCCCCAAGGCCGATTCAGGCTATCGTACTTGCTCCAATCCACATCATAAGGATGGTCCTCAACCACGGCTGGATCGTCGTCCTCGCTCAGTAGCTCGTATAGGCGTTCATTGATCTCGAGGATTGGATAGAGTGCGAGCTTGGCTCGGATCCAGGCCAGTCTTTCCTGCCGAACGAGTAAGTTGGGTACGCCCAGGTATTCTTTGATTCTACCCGGCAGATATTCGGAATAACGGGAGTGCCCGAAGCTTCTCGGCTTCTTGTGCCAAGTGCTGATGATGTTTTCCCATGGGAGCGCACGCTTTGTCATCATGTAGGGACGTTTTTCTTCGTAAAGGATTTCTCCGTGAAGTGAGAGAATCTTCATCGAATCCCACCTTAAGATGGCGCGTACTTGCCCATGACGAGCCCCTGAAGGGATCAAGACTTTCGTCTTATCGATCGTTATTTCGCCGTACTTGTTCACCTTGAACAGTTCTTCCTTGAAGACGGGGAAGTCTTCTTGAGGTAATCGCAATAGATGTCTCTGCTCTTTTTCGAACAGCTCACGGATCAGCACATGCTTTTCGTAATGGACTCGCTCCATGTCGTCCCGTAGGGAAACTGCGAGCTGTCGGTTCATCGAATCGTAATCATGCATGACAGGGGCCGGGACAAGAAAGTTGTATCGAACGTATCCGACCTTGTTCTCGACACTTCCTTTCTCGTTCCCGCTGTAAGGATTACAGCTTTGGACTTGGAATCCATAATGAGCCATGAACTGCATGAAAGCATCGGTATAGATCGCCTCTTCCCTCGTCGTTCGCGGTTGGATGACTGCCGCGGGGAGATTATCAATTCGGAGTTGTTGCGGCACACCGCCGATTTCTTCAAAAAGCATTTTGAGTCCCGTCAGGAAGCACTCTTGGTTTTCTGCGGGGAGGGCGACGGCTGCCGTACGGTTGCTGAAGGGCAGACTCATGACGAGGCACTTCATATCGACCGCATGACTATCTTTGACGACTTCCATCGTCCCGAAATCCACCTGCGCCTCACCCGGAGGGTGCTGCAGTCGTTCATGCCTTGTGTCGTTTTCCTCTTCGCTTGTCATATGCCAGTTCTTGATGAAATTGCACACCGTTCGATAAGAGCCCTCGAATCCGTTCGCCACCAGCGTTTCATAAATCTTTTTATTCGTTCGTCTCAACTTTTTCTGAAGCATCTGATCCTCTGTCAACCAATCTTCGACCATCTCGCCCCATTTCGTTCCGTACATCATGCCCCTCTTGGGGCGAATGGTTTCGCTTGGCAATTGAGCTGAATCCGCGTATTTTTTTACCGTCCTCCAATTGAGGTCTAGATTTTTAGCGATTCGATTGATTGAATGTGATTTGTGGTTTCTAAGAAATTTGATACAATTGATATCGGACATTGCTAGCATTCCTTCCATCTCCTAACGTTCTTGTTTCGCAACTTAAACGTTAGGGTGAGATTATGGTTGCTGGCAAGTCCTTTTTCTTTTCTAAAATAGGAGTGCAGAGTTGTGTACGTTTCCGTTGCACACTTCTGCACTCCTATTTTGCACTACACAACGGCCTCAACACAAAAAACATAATATTAATTTTGGAGTAGATTTTAGTCTCACTGTTACGAGTGATACACCACGCTTTTATCGAAACTCCTTTAACGATAGTATTAAAAGATTGTTGAACAATGGCTTTATCAATAATTTTCAATGTCTTGAGTTTGCGAAGTGGTATATTTCTAACTATCAACCTTTAGTTCGAGAAGCAATAAAAAATAGATTTTTTTGTGTTTTGTTAGATGAAGCACAAGATACTAGTGTTGAACAGTTTGATATTTTAAACGAAATTTTTTTAGGAAATATCCCTTTTCAACGGTTTGGAGATCCTTGCCAATCTTTGTATACTATCTTTGGAA
This genomic interval carries:
- the istA gene encoding IS21 family transposase, with translation MEGMLAMSDINCIKFLRNHKSHSINRIAKNLDLNWRTVKKYADSAQLPSETIRPKRGMMYGTKWGEMVEDWLTEDQMLQKKLRRTNKKIYETLVANGFEGSYRTVCNFIKNWHMTSEEENDTRHERLQHPPGEAQVDFGTMEVVKDSHAVDMKCLVMSLPFSNRTAAVALPAENQECFLTGLKMLFEEIGGVPQQLRIDNLPAAVIQPRTTREEAIYTDAFMQFMAHYGFQVQSCNPYSGNEKGSVENKVGYVRYNFLVPAPVMHDYDSMNRQLAVSLRDDMERVHYEKHVLIRELFEKEQRHLLRLPQEDFPVFKEELFKVNKYGEITIDKTKVLIPSGARHGQVRAILRWDSMKILSLHGEILYEEKRPYMMTKRALPWENIISTWHKKPRSFGHSRYSEYLPGRIKEYLGVPNLLVRQERLAWIRAKLALYPILEINERLYELLSEDDDPAVVEDHPYDVDWSKYDSLNRPWGEGGAV
- the istB gene encoding IS21-like element helper ATPase IstB, which codes for MSLKEMCKSLRLAYVAEIYESIPTESPEKFLTELFSMEMRLREEAKAQRLIKKAKFINNKSLDDYHWGNHIYFPKHLDKDELTSLNFVEHSQNVVLTGSPGTGKTHLAIGLGREACHKGYEVRFFRVSELVEQLNKAWRDGKLSSFHSRLESADLIILDEMGYIPLTKESAELLFHLITDWYERKSLIITSNLEFSQWNRIFGDARLTAALVDRVIHHAHILNFTGDSYRVTHALSKH